In Paludibaculum fermentans, the genomic stretch ACCGAGCTCCGATCCGCAGACGTGAATCACATAACCGAAGCCCACTCGCTTACCGAACGCCAGACCATTGTCGGCCTCCGCTTGAACCTCGACGAGCGGGTCTCCCGCCACCAGATAATTCGCTACTAGCTGTTCCCCTCGGTAGGCAGCAAATGTGAGGTCTCCAGCTCGATACGCAAGGTCAAATGCACGGCGCACCAGGTCGCGTTCGGTTGCGACATGCTTCGCCCAGGGGACCACGCCGTTCGCGAATGTAATGTAGGTCCGGGCTTGATAGCGCGTCAAGCCACGTTTCTCCACCAGATCGTAGCCGAGCTGACCGAAGCGATAGCCATCCTTATAGTTGTTGAACTGCGGTCCGGCCAGCATGGAGAACCACGCATAACCGAAGCATGAGCCATCGCAATTGCCATACTCAAGGCTTAGGCTCACCATGCGGCACACGACGAGCGCCATTAATTGATCGTCGTAGAACAATGTAGGCGTCACGATTTCACTGAAGACATCCAAGGTGTCGAGGAACTCGGCGTCGGTGGCCAAGGGCAGATCCACCAACTGTTCAATTGTCCGGCTCCCGAGCAGCGTCCAAATGCGTTCATACTCCGGCATCACGTCGTCACGGGTCGGATGATTTGACCACACAGTGCCCTCCTGGCGAAGCCAGTCCAGGAATACTTCTACTCCACGATCACTTTGATCCGATGCAGTGTACAGGGTGAGTCGCAGGCGCGTCACTATACAGAAGTCGTGACGATTCCTGGTGCGTTGCACCAGGCGCGAGAGTCGATCCTCGGCGGTGCCCATGTCCGCAGTCAGGAGCTCGCACTCGGCCATCAGGTACTCGATCCAGAATACGAGCGCGTAGTTGCTCTCCCAGGTCTCCTCTGTCAGGAGAGCGCTGCCGGCTCTGAGGTACTTGAGTGCCGAGTCATATGCCGTTGCGTTCTTCGCCCGCCGTCCCGCGATCAGATTCAGGTCGGCGATCCATTCCCGCTCATTGATCGACGCGACAAGGTGCGCACCGCGATTGAGTTGATTGACGATTTCGAAGATGGCTTCTTCGCGCTTAGCCGGAGGCGTGTGGGTTGCGAGCAGTGTGCCGATGCGCAGGTGCGCCTCAGCGCGCTGCTCCTTCGGGATCAGCGAGTACGCGGCTTCCTGCACCCGGTCGTGCAGGAATCGATACGAATTATCCGCGCGAAAAATAAGACCCGACCGCACCGCTTCCCAGAGATGGTCGTGCATATCCGCGGCTGTGCCCGGATACGCCATCTGCAACATCTCGAACTCTGCGCTATTGCCCATGCAGGCGAATTGCTGAAGAGCTTGCTGGGTTTCAGTCGGCAAGCGATTCAGTTTTCCGACCATGAGATCGACGACGTTGTCCGTGAAATCCTTGGCATAAATGCGCGGAAGGTCCCAAATCCACGCCCGCTCGCCGATGTCGAACGTGAGCAGGCCTTCATCCGCCAGAGTCGAGATGAATTGAATTGCAAAGAAGGGGTTCCCCGTCGTTTTTTCGTGAATCAGTTCCGCCAGGGGCGACGAGCGTGCCGGTACGCCGTGGAGGGCATCCGCCAAGAGTTTCCCCAGGTCGTCGCGGCCGAGCGGCGTGAGCACGATGTCCTGGATTACTGCACCGGCCTGGCGGATCGCAGCCAATTTACGCATCAGCGGGTGATCGGCACTCACCTCGTTGTCCCGATACGCGCCAATGAGAAACAGGTGTTGGAGGTCGCCGCCGGTCAATAGATCTTCGAGCAGGTTCAGTGTCGCTGCATCGAGCCATTGCAGATCGTCAAGGAAGAGCGCCAGCGGGTGCTCGGGGCGAGCGAAGACCGCGATGAACCTGCGAAACATGAGTTGGAAACGTCTCTGCGCTTCCTGCGGTGGAAGTTCGGGCACCGGTGGCTGTTCACCGATGACATGCTTCAATTCCGGGACGAGATCGACGATCAACTGCCCATTCGGCTCCAGCGCTTCCCGCAGCGCGTCACGCCATTTTCCCAGGTCAGCATCGGTCTTGCTAAGGAGCGGCCGAATCAGGCCTTGGAATGCCTGGGCGAGCGTGGCATACGGAATGTCGCGCTTGTACTGGTCGAACTTGCCTGATGCAAACAGACCGCGGGGAGGGACCAGCGGCTTGTGGAGTTCATTTACGACCGCCGACTTGCCAATGCCGGAATATCCGGAAACCAACACCAGTTCCGGCCGGCCGCCTGCGACGATTCTATCGAACGAGGCGAG encodes the following:
- a CDS encoding ATP-binding protein; the protein is MKASVLLGAAWEDDSLDVLWRDAGRAFCKLKRKDAATEVHTFIPISSSTERSNIENVNRLTHEYAIREHLDPTWALRPVDLSREHGQPMLVVDYAGGAPLERLVQEPMEIGQFLRLAVALSGALGRLHGCGLIHKDLKPANVLVDPDTALVRLTGFGIASRLPRERQSPEPPEFIAGTLAYMAPEQTGRVNRSIDSRSDLYSLGVTFYEMLTGSLPFTASDPMEWVHSHIARQPVAPAERLSRVPVPVSAMTMKLLAKAAEERYQTAAGVESDLRQCLSQWESQRRIDNFALGAHDIPDRLMIPEKLYGRDDEIETLLASFDRIVAGGRPELVLVSGYSGIGKSAVVNELHKPLVPPRGLFASGKFDQYKRDIPYATLAQAFQGLIRPLLSKTDADLGKWRDALREALEPNGQLIVDLVPELKHVIGEQPPVPELPPQEAQRRFQLMFRRFIAVFARPEHPLALFLDDLQWLDAATLNLLEDLLTGGDLQHLFLIGAYRDNEVSADHPLMRKLAAIRQAGAVIQDIVLTPLGRDDLGKLLADALHGVPARSSPLAELIHEKTTGNPFFAIQFISTLADEGLLTFDIGERAWIWDLPRIYAKDFTDNVVDLMVGKLNRLPTETQQALQQFACMGNSAEFEMLQMAYPGTAADMHDHLWEAVRSGLIFRADNSYRFLHDRVQEAAYSLIPKEQRAEAHLRIGTLLATHTPPAKREEAIFEIVNQLNRGAHLVASINEREWIADLNLIAGRRAKNATAYDSALKYLRAGSALLTEETWESNYALVFWIEYLMAECELLTADMGTAEDRLSRLVQRTRNRHDFCIVTRLRLTLYTASDQSDRGVEVFLDWLRQEGTVWSNHPTRDDVMPEYERIWTLLGSRTIEQLVDLPLATDAEFLDTLDVFSEIVTPTLFYDDQLMALVVCRMVSLSLEYGNCDGSCFGYAWFSMLAGPQFNNYKDGYRFGQLGYDLVEKRGLTRYQARTYITFANGVVPWAKHVATERDLVRRAFDLAYRAGDLTFAAYRGEQLVANYLVAGDPLVEVQAEADNGLAFGKRVGFGYVIHVCGSELGLVRTLRGSTAQFGSLNYDEYDELDAERQLAGNPMLSLAEFCYWTRKMQARYFAGDFASAVAAAQQAQRLLWTAPSQIVTADYRFYAALAHAGGVESAETDGKVLQMDALAAHHAQLEVWAEHCPANFAERATLVRAEVARIEGRVVDAETLYESAIRLAHANGSVHNAAVSNERAGRFYAA